The proteins below are encoded in one region of Phoenix dactylifera cultivar Barhee BC4 unplaced genomic scaffold, palm_55x_up_171113_PBpolish2nd_filt_p 002125F, whole genome shotgun sequence:
- the LOC103718595 gene encoding uncharacterized protein LOC103718595 isoform X2 — MENNGIISHSVETQLSSGPTTINKDGNFAEENGSNGSFINQDWNEIRREWVGDLSKKSHRPPREPIMSWCITYDDLLSINQPFPQPIPLSEMVDFLVDIWHEEGLYD; from the exons ATGGAGAATAACGGTATCATATCTCACTCTGTTGAGACACAACTATCTTCTGGTCCAACTACTATCAATAAAGATGGAAACTTTGCAGAGGAAAATGGCAGCAATGGTTCATTTATCAACCAAG ATTGGAACGAGATAAGAAGAGAATGGGTTGGTGATCTATCAAAGAAATCTCATAGACCACCAAGAGAACCAATAATGAG CTGGTGCATAACTTATGATGATCTACTTTCAATCAATCAACCTTTCCCACAACCAATCCCTTTATCT GAGATGGTAGATTTTTTAGTTGAcatttggcatgaagaagggctTTATGATTAG
- the LOC103718595 gene encoding uncharacterized protein LOC103718595 isoform X1, with product MENNGIISHSVETQLSSGPTTINKDGNFAEENGSNGSFINQAAIDWNEIRREWVGDLSKKSHRPPREPIMSWCITYDDLLSINQPFPQPIPLSEMVDFLVDIWHEEGLYD from the exons ATGGAGAATAACGGTATCATATCTCACTCTGTTGAGACACAACTATCTTCTGGTCCAACTACTATCAATAAAGATGGAAACTTTGCAGAGGAAAATGGCAGCAATGGTTCATTTATCAACCAAG CTGCTATAGATTGGAACGAGATAAGAAGAGAATGGGTTGGTGATCTATCAAAGAAATCTCATAGACCACCAAGAGAACCAATAATGAG CTGGTGCATAACTTATGATGATCTACTTTCAATCAATCAACCTTTCCCACAACCAATCCCTTTATCT GAGATGGTAGATTTTTTAGTTGAcatttggcatgaagaagggctTTATGATTAG